From a region of the Impatiens glandulifera chromosome 4, dImpGla2.1, whole genome shotgun sequence genome:
- the LOC124934771 gene encoding auxin-responsive protein SAUR32-like — MQFKDQKKLKVKKGWLAVRVGLDDETQQRFMIPISYLYHSLFQKLLDRAHELYGYHTTGPIHLPCSVQDFHHLRWRIENDTAGSDGHNHQSHYLAGSIAFHPC; from the coding sequence ATGCAATTCAAAGATCAAAAGAAACTAAAGGTGAAGAAAGGATGGTTAGCAGTTCGAGTTGGACTAGATGATGAAACTCAACAAAGATTCATGATTCCAATTTCATACCTTTACCATTCACTATTTCAGAAACTTCTTGATAGAGCACATGAACTTTATGGCTACCATACAACCGGACCTATTCATCTTCCATGTTCGGTTCAAGATTTTCATCATCTTCGATGGCGGATCGAGAACGATACTGCTGGATCAGATGGGCATAACCACCAAAGTCATTATCTTGCTGGATCTATTGCCTTTCATCCATGTTGA
- the LOC124936391 gene encoding diacylglycerol kinase 2, with the protein MISFSISLIKLLTSSAISDPIILGWLIAGLFSLFVIIYGALKWHKKISLNWVKAAARAKKEARKKLKVPLSHHTWMEDSTTNGQPSTCCVCLMPLAQPHTLAKAALGGGGAVISRCCICDVAAHSCCSQFAARDCKCPAQADFSHVQHHWSERWINTDENSEASAFCFHCDEPCGIPFFDASPAWHCLWCQRLIHVKCHAKLYEESGDTCDLGPLRTVILLPTCVKALKDEKKGGGILSSITEEFMSSSVNCQIRRRRHKNKQGRSLSGRIQHVSLVNRALHYVLERLVALRILSEKHHENFSRDGHNSKKCIDAGMKNGKSDMANCSNAKKYKIVNLPPDASPLLVFINTKSGAQNGSSLRRRLNMLLNPVQVFEVSSSQGPEVGLKFFSGVKSFKVLVCGGDGTVAWVLDAIEKHIFESPPPVAILPMGTGNDLSRVLQWGRGFSSIEGQGGLNTFLADINNAAVTMLDRWKVNIMEENSNNEPGKIVQSKFMLNYLGIGCDAKLAYEFHTTRQEKPEKFYSQFVNKLRYAKEGAKDILDRTCAELPWQVWLEVDGKDIVIPKDTEGLIVLNIGSYMGGVDLWQNDYEHDDSFSLQSIHDQMLEIVCVSGAWHLGKLQVGLSQARRLAQGRIIRIHASSSFPVQIDGEPFILQPGCLEISHHGQVFMFRRVSSPQDPIGHAAAIMMEVLVDAECKGLINATQKRFLLQQMALQLS; encoded by the exons ATGATCTCTTTTAGCATTTCATTGATAAAGCTGTTGACCAGCTCGGCTATTTCTGATCCCATTATTCTTGGATGGCTTATAGCCGGATTATTCAGCCTATTCGTTATCATATACGGTGCTCTCAAATGGCATAAAAAGATTTCTCTTAATTGGGTAAAGGCAGCGGCTAGGGCAAAGAAAGAAGCTAGAAAAAAGTTGAAGGTTCCATTATCGCATCACACATGGATGGAAGATTCGACAACAAATGGACAACCATCCACGTGCTGCGTTTGTCTAATGCCTCTGGCTCAACCCCATACTTTAGCGAAAGCTGCTTTGGGAGGAGGAGGTGCAGTTATTAGCCGTTGCTGTATTTGCGACGTGGCTGCACATTCGTGTTGTTCTCAATTCGCGGCAAGAGATTGTAAATGCCCGGCTCAAGCTGATTTCAGCCACGTTCAACACCACTGGTCAGAAAGATGGATTAACACAGACGAAAATTCAGAGGCATCTGCGTTCTGCTTTCACTGCGACGAACCTTGTGGGATTCCTTTCTTCGATGCTTCGCCTGCATGGCATTGTTTATGGTGTCAGCGGCTTATACATGTTAAATGTCATGCAAAATTGTATGAAGAATCGGGTGATACTTGTGATTTGGGTCCTCTTAGAACTGTCATACTTTTACCTACTTGTGTGAAAGCACTTAAAGATGAGAAGAAAGGGGGTGGGATTCTGAGCTCTATAACTGAAGAATTTATGTCGTCTTCAGTTAATTGCCAAATAAGGAGAAGGCGACATAAAAACAAACAGGGGAGGTCCTTAAGTGGAAGGATACAGCATGTTTCACTTGTGAATAGAGCATTGCACTACGTGCTTGAGAGATTGGTTGCTTTGAGAATTCTAAGTGAGAAGCACCATGAGAATTTTTCAAGGGATGGTCATAACAGTAAGAAATGTATTGATGCTGGGATGAAGAATGGGAAATCAGATATGGCTAATTGTAGCAATGCTAAGAAATACAAAATTGTTAATTTGCCACCAGATGCTAGCCCTCTTTTGGTCTTCATCAACACAAAGAGTGGGGCTCAAAATGGGTCTTCTCTTAGGAGGAGACTGAACATGCTCCTAAATCCTGTGCAG GTATTTGAAGTGAGTTCTTCTCAAGGACCTGAGGTTGGTTTGAAGTTTTTTAGTGGTGTGAAGAGCTTCAAAGTTTTGGTTTGTGGGGGAGATGGTACAGTGGCATGGGTCCTTGATGCAATTgaaaaacatatatttgaatCACCGCCGCCTGTTGCCATTCTCCCTATGGGAACTGGCAATGATCTGTCGAGGGTTTTGCAATGGGGAAGAGGCTTCTCAAGTATTGAAGGGCAAGGCGGATTGAACACATTTCTAGCTGATATCAACAATGCTGCAGTTACAATGTTGGATCGCTGGAAGGTCAATATTATGGAAGAGAACTCAAATAATGAGCCAGGCAAAATAGTACAATCCAAGTTCATGCTGAACTATTTAG GAATCGGATGTGACGCAAAGCTTGCTTATGAATTTCATACCACTCGTCAAGAAAAACCTGAAAAGTTCTACAGTCAG TTTGTGAATAAATTGCGGTACGCAAAAGAAGGTGCCAAAGATATATTGGATAGAACTTGCGCTGAATTGCCGTGGCAGGTTTGGCTTGAAGTTGACGGAAAAGACATTGTGATTCCAAAG GATACAGAGGGTTTGATTGTACTCAACATAGGCAGCTATATGGGGGGCGTAGACCTTTGGCAAAATGATTATGAGCATGACGATTCCTTTTCTCTTCAGTCCATTCATGACCAAATGCTTGAGATTGTCTGTGTTTCTGGAGCTTGGCATCTCGGCAAACTACAG GTAGGACTTTCACAGGCAAGGAGGTTGGCTCAAGGGAGAATTATACGGATACATGCTTCTAGTTCGTTTCCTGTCCAAATAGACGGGGAGCCTTTTATTCTTCAGCCAGGTTGCTTAGAGATATCACACCATGGACAG GTGTTTATGTTCAGGAGAGTTTCGAGCCCACAAGATCCAATAGGACATGCAGCTGCAATTATGATGGAAGTATTGGTTGATGCTGAGTGTAAAGGCCTTATTAATGCAACTCAGAAGAGATTTCTTTTACAGCAGATGGCACTTCAACTCTCTTGA
- the LOC124934196 gene encoding uncharacterized protein LOC124934196, protein MNLCNPSNFTSLPKPHNFSSKPNPTTHIIYLQSRHNRPTSISVFSTSFSVDRPNWENWESTDPQTLTNIRTRHPRDERGFESTKVNCEVEVVSWRERRVNADILVHADIDSVWNALTDYDRLADFIPNLVSSGTIPCPHPGRIWLEQRGLQRALYWHIEARVVLDLQEFINSENDRELRFSMVDGDFKKFQGRWCLKSAEKRSSSLTNLSYEVNVIPRFNFPAIFLEKIVRSDLPVNLQALACRAETQFGTNRKDIVTTIVLPQKEKDSYSNGTGFVPLPPSSNESTSNWGAFGKSCRLDRPHMVDEVHFRRFDGLLENGGVHRGVFASITVKAPVREVWNVLTSYESLPEIVPNLAISKILSRDNNRVRILQEGCKGLLYMVLHARVVLDLCEELEQEISFEQVEGDFHSFQGKWILEQLGSHHTLLKYSVESKMHQNSFLSEAIMEEVIYEDLPSNLCAIRDFIEERNSTLNCSETYSDNETISSLFTQECDRVDNESSTRQRSRVPGLQRDFDVLKSELLKFISENGKEGFMPMRKQLRKHGRVDIEKAITRMGGFRRIASTLNLSLAYKHRKPKGYWDNLDNLQDEILRFQKNWGMDGSFMPSRKSFERAGRYDIARALEKWGGVHEVSRLLCLKSRRQQNREANMSSSKEKKTTTSDGGDHVNGMMMDKTILSKTFVSQDTQKWIMKLKDLDIDWVQ, encoded by the exons ATGAATCTCTGCAATCCTTCCAACTTCACTTCCCTTCCAAAACCCcacaatttttcttcaaaaccaAACCCTACTACCCACATCATTTATCTACAATCACGCCACAATCGCCCCACAAGCATCTCAGTCTTCTCTACTTCCTTCTCCGTTGACAGACCCAATTGGGAAAACTGGGAATCTACAGATCCTCAAACACTAACCAATATAAGAACCAGACATCCCCGAGATGAAAGAGGATTTGAATCTACAAAAGTGAATTGCGAAGTTGAAGTTGTATCTTGGCGAGAACGTAGAGTGAATGCTGATATTCTAGTTCATGCTGATATCGATTCTGTCTGGAATGCTCTTACCGATTACGATAGACTCGCGGATTTCATTCCGAATCTCGTTAGCAG TGGAACAATTCCATGTCCACATCCTGGAAGGATATGGCTGGAACAGAGAGGATTACAAAGGGCTTTATATTGGCATATAGAAGCACGAGTTGTGTTGGATCTTCAAGAATTTATTAATTCG GAGAATGATCGCGAGCTGCGGTTTTCAATGGTTGATGGTGATTTCAAGAAGTTTCAAGGCAGATGGTGTCTCAAATCTGCTGAAAAAAG GTCGTCTTCATTGACAAATCTGTCTTATGAAGTTAATGTAATACCGAGGTTCAACTTTCCTGCAAtatttttggagaaaatagTTAGATCAGATCTTCCTGTAAATCTTCAAGCCTTGGCTTGTAGAGCTGAAACACAATTTGGAACAAACCGGAAGGATATCGTTACTACCATTGTTTTACCCCAGAAGGAGAAAGATAGCTACAGCAATGGTACTGGTTTCGTTCCATTACCTCCATCTTCAAACGAATCCACTTCCAATTGGGGAGCTTTCGGAAAATCCTGCAGGCTTGATAGGCCTCACATGGTTGATGAAGTTCATTTTCGTAGATTTGATGGATTACTG GAAAATGGCGGTGTTCATCGTGGTGTTTTCGCAAGCATAACTGTTAAAGCTCCTGTTCGTGAAGTATGGAATGTATTAACTTCTTACGAGAGTCTTCCCGA GATAGTTCCAAATCTAGCTATCAGTAAGATTCTATCTCGAGATAACAATAGAGTTCGTATTTTACAG GAGGGATGCAAGGGCTTACTGTATATGGTACTTCATGCCCGTGTTGTCCTAGACTTGTGTGAAGAACTAGAACAGGAGATCAGCTTTGAACAGGTTGAAGGTGACTTCCATTCGTTCCAAGGAAAATGGATTCTCGAGCAACTTGGGAGTCACCACACGTTATTGAAGTATTCTGTTGAATCGAAAATGCATCAAAACTCTTTTTTATCAGAAGCAATCATGGAAGAG GTTATATATGAAGATCTCCCATCAAATTTATGCGCCATACGCGACTTCATTGAGGAAAGGAATTCCACATTAAATTGTTCGGAGACATATTCAGACAATGAAACAATCAGCTCGTTGTTTACACAAGAATGTGATCGTGTCGACAATGAATCATCAACAAGACAGAGATCTAGAGTTCCGGGATTGCAGAGagattttgatgttcttaaaTCAGAACTTCTGAAATTCATATCAGAAAATGGGAAGGAAGGATTTATGCCAATGAGGAAACAGTTGAGAAAACATGGAAGGGTTGATATTGAGAAGGCGATCACTCGAATGGGTGGTTTTAGAAGGATTGCATCGACGTTGAATCTATCGCTTGCGTACAAGCATCGTAAGCCAAAGGGTTATTGGGATAATCTTGATAATCTTCAAGATGAG ATACTACGATTTCAGAAGAACTGGGGTATGGATGGGTCGTTTATGCCTAGCCGGAAATCGTTTGAAAGGGCAG GGCGATATGACATAGCGCGGGCATTGGAAAAATGGGGAGGAGTTCATGAGGTATCTCGACTTCTTTGTTTGAAGTCGAGGAGGCAACAAAACCGAGAAGCAAACATGTCATCATCGAAAGAGAAGAAAACAACAACATCAGATGGTGGTGATCATGTGAATGGGATGATGATGGATAAGACAATATTGTCTAAGACAtttgtttctcaagatacacaaaAATGGATTATGAAACTCAAGGATTTGGACATTGATTGGGTTCAATAA
- the LOC124936760 gene encoding filament-like plant protein 1: MNFETQSSEMILKEKLSAALENIKEKESLVNQHAKVAEEAITGWEKAEREAFVLKQRSSSLEDRVIQLDGALKECLRQLREATRIDLKLELQEELEIRTIERDLSMQEAETARKQHLESVKKVTELESECQRLKDYSVGRNRLFDHSVEIISLMDDFVEMERLLGLPEANENERFFKTEMKIWNLKTRQSMEIDAKSIGKVEVKKEIEHSKMKYGIELVNTENLKGDVKTKKDKEMEIAASRLANCMETIASINRQLKSLAKFEEFLVDSENPIIEIPKEMLHVH, from the coding sequence ATGAATTTTGAAACTCAATCATCAGAAATGATTCTGAAGGAGAAATTATCAGCTGCACTTGAAAACATCAAAGAAAAAGAATCATTAGTAAACCAGCATGCAAAAGTTGCAGAGGAAGCCATAACAGGATGGGAGAAGGCCGAAAGAGAAGCATTTGTTCTTAAGCAAAGATCATCATCCCTCGAAGATAGAGTGATCCAACTTGATGGAGCACTAAAAGAATGTCTAAGACAGCTACGTGAAGCCACGAGAATCGATCTCAAGCTCGAGCTTCAAGAAGAACTCGAGATTCGAACTATCGAGCGAGATCTTAGCATGCAAGAAGCCGAAACAGCTAGAAAACAACATCTTGAAAGCGTAAAGAAAGTCACCGAACTTGAATCCGAGTGCCAAAGGCTTAAAGATTATTCGGTTGGGAGAAATCGGTTGTTTGATCATTCGGTTGAGATTATTAGTCTTATGGACGATTTCGTTGAAATGGAGAGACTTCTAGGTTTACCCGAAGCCAATGAAAACGAGAGGTTTTTCAAGACGGAAATGAAGATTTGGAATCTTAAAACTCGACAATCTATGGAAATCGATGCGAAGTCTATTGGTAAGGTGGAGGTTAAAAAGGAAATTGAGCATTCGAAAATGAAATATGGGATTGAGCTCGTAAACACGGAAAATTTGAAAGGAGATGTGAAAACGAAGAAGGATAAGGAAATGGAGATCGCGGCTAGTAGGCTCGCAAATTGTATGGAAACAATCGCGTCCATTAATCGACAACTTAAGTCCCTTGCTAAGTTTGAAGAGTTTTTAGTGGATTCCGAAAATCCTATTATTGAGATTCCTAAAGAGATGTTACATGTCCATTGA